A DNA window from Streptomyces bacillaris contains the following coding sequences:
- a CDS encoding GTP-binding protein, with product MVYDDSSDRTGTAEFFPVALKVLVAGGFGVGKTTFVGAVSEIAPLSTEELLTQVSVGTDNLEGVESKTATTVAMDFGRITLSEQHVLYLFGTPGQERFWFMWDELSQGALGAVVLADTRRLAECFAAVDFFERRGIGFIVAVNEFDGAYRYEPEEIRAALDLGPAVPVVLCDARIASSGTGALVTLVQHLINATSAPAPLQAFGAHQ from the coding sequence ATGGTTTACGACGACAGCTCTGACCGCACCGGAACCGCCGAGTTCTTCCCCGTGGCCCTCAAGGTCCTGGTCGCGGGCGGCTTCGGTGTCGGCAAGACGACCTTCGTCGGCGCGGTCAGCGAAATCGCTCCGCTGAGCACGGAGGAGCTGCTCACCCAGGTCAGCGTGGGCACCGACAACCTGGAGGGCGTCGAGTCCAAGACGGCCACCACCGTCGCCATGGACTTCGGCCGCATCACGCTCTCCGAACAGCATGTGCTGTACCTGTTCGGCACCCCGGGGCAGGAGCGGTTCTGGTTCATGTGGGACGAACTCTCCCAGGGCGCGCTCGGCGCCGTGGTGCTCGCCGACACCCGGCGGCTGGCCGAGTGCTTCGCCGCCGTGGACTTCTTCGAGCGGCGCGGCATCGGCTTCATCGTCGCCGTCAACGAGTTCGACGGCGCCTACCGCTACGAACCCGAGGAGATCCGGGCCGCACTCGACCTCGGACCCGCGGTCCCCGTCGTCCTGTGCGACGCACGGATCGCCAGCTCCGGTACGGGGGCGCTGGTCACCCTCGTACAGCATCTGATCAACGCCACCTCCGCGCCCGCGCCGCTCCAGGCCTTCGGAGCCCACCAGTGA
- a CDS encoding PPOX class F420-dependent oxidoreductase — protein sequence MTSFEPAQEALLPLIGEQDGGVLVTLKRDGRPQLSNVSHAYYPDERAIRVSVTEGRAKTRNLRRDPRASYHVTSDDRWAWTVAEGTAELTPPAAERDDATVEALIALYRDVRGEHPDWEDYRRAMVEDRRVVLTLRIEHVYGQPRG from the coding sequence ATGACGTCATTCGAACCGGCACAGGAAGCGCTGCTCCCGCTCATCGGTGAGCAGGACGGGGGAGTGCTGGTCACTCTCAAGCGGGACGGGCGGCCCCAGCTGTCCAACGTGAGCCACGCCTACTACCCCGACGAGCGGGCGATCCGGGTGTCGGTCACCGAGGGCCGGGCGAAGACCCGCAACCTGCGGCGCGACCCCCGCGCGAGCTACCACGTCACCAGCGACGACCGCTGGGCCTGGACCGTCGCGGAGGGCACCGCCGAGCTGACCCCGCCCGCCGCCGAGCGGGACGACGCCACGGTGGAGGCCCTGATCGCGCTCTACCGCGACGTGCGGGGCGAGCACCCGGACTGGGAGGACTACCGGCGCGCCATGGTCGAGGACCGAAGGGTGGTGCTCACGCTGCGCATCGAGCATGTGTACGGACAGCCGCGTGGCTGA
- a CDS encoding DUF6745 domain-containing protein yields MQHVNSWRDVAAATGAADRAAAEEGVRSAYRLAGLAEPERIVWAESPRAAVEAVEKLTDAGRSVREEVRTRPWAEERRRMYDELGPAGWSALWSATGAQLWETTAALAERIRAGVVADLAPRPTEEGAVRLVLLDAVLGQHDAAWLAAFDGRGDRLTGLAEVARNAGWWWPYERAVVISERPEVLHRDEAGRLDHGEGPALAYRDGFALYAWRGMPVPAAFLAELASLTPQRIREEENAELRRVMLEYYGYDRYLTESGAEPVHRDETGILWRIALDGDEDVVMVEMVNSTPEPDGTHRTYWLRVPPGTRTAKDGVAWTFGLEGAAYAPVRQT; encoded by the coding sequence ATGCAGCACGTGAATTCCTGGCGGGACGTGGCGGCGGCGACCGGCGCGGCGGACCGGGCGGCCGCCGAGGAGGGCGTGCGGTCCGCCTACCGCCTGGCGGGACTGGCCGAGCCCGAGCGGATCGTCTGGGCCGAGTCGCCCCGGGCGGCCGTCGAGGCCGTGGAGAAGCTCACCGACGCCGGACGGTCGGTGCGCGAGGAGGTCCGCACCCGGCCGTGGGCCGAGGAGCGCCGCCGGATGTACGACGAGCTGGGTCCGGCGGGCTGGTCCGCCCTCTGGTCCGCGACCGGGGCCCAGCTCTGGGAGACCACGGCCGCGCTCGCCGAGCGGATACGGGCCGGGGTCGTCGCCGATCTGGCGCCCCGGCCCACGGAGGAGGGCGCCGTGCGGCTGGTGCTGCTCGACGCGGTGCTCGGCCAGCACGACGCCGCCTGGCTCGCGGCCTTCGACGGGCGCGGCGACCGGCTGACCGGTCTGGCCGAGGTCGCCCGGAACGCCGGCTGGTGGTGGCCCTACGAGCGGGCCGTGGTGATCAGCGAGCGGCCGGAGGTCCTGCACCGCGACGAGGCGGGGAGGCTCGACCACGGGGAAGGACCGGCCCTCGCCTACCGGGACGGGTTCGCCCTGTACGCCTGGCGGGGGATGCCGGTGCCCGCCGCGTTCCTGGCGGAGCTGGCCTCGCTCACCCCGCAGCGCATCCGCGAGGAGGAGAACGCGGAGCTGCGCCGCGTGATGCTGGAGTACTACGGCTACGACCGCTATCTCACGGAGTCCGGCGCCGAGCCCGTCCACCGCGACGAGACGGGCATCCTCTGGCGCATCGCCCTCGACGGGGACGAGGACGTGGTGATGGTCGAGATGGTCAACTCCACCCCGGAGCCGGACGGCACCCACCGTACGTACTGGCTGCGGGTGCCGCCCGGGACGCGGACCGCCAAGGACGGGGTCGCCTGGACGTTCGGGCTGGAGGGCGCGGCCTACGCCCCGGTCCGCCAGACCTGA
- a CDS encoding roadblock/LC7 domain-containing protein, producing MASDMASGQVSDLDWLLSGLVQRVPYTRSAVLLSADGLVKSVHGMDPDSADHMAALAAGLYSLGRSAGARFGDNGDVRQVVVELDSTLLFVSTAGSGTCLAVLAGREADAAVLGYEMAMLVKSVRPYLMTPLRQPAGAPFTPGL from the coding sequence ATGGCGAGCGACATGGCGTCCGGTCAGGTCTCGGACCTGGACTGGCTGCTGAGCGGACTGGTCCAGCGCGTGCCCTACACGCGCAGCGCGGTGCTTCTCTCCGCCGACGGACTGGTGAAATCCGTCCACGGCATGGACCCCGACAGCGCCGACCACATGGCCGCCCTGGCCGCCGGCCTGTACTCCCTGGGCCGCAGCGCCGGGGCCCGCTTCGGGGACAACGGCGACGTCCGGCAGGTGGTCGTCGAACTCGACTCCACCCTGCTGTTCGTCTCCACGGCCGGCTCCGGCACCTGTCTTGCCGTCCTCGCCGGACGCGAGGCGGACGCCGCCGTGCTCGGCTACGAGATGGCGATGCTCGTCAAGAGCGTCCGGCCCTATCTGATGACCCCGCTCCGCCAGCCGGCCGGGGCCCCGTTCACCCCGGGGCTGTGA
- a CDS encoding LacI family DNA-binding transcriptional regulator — protein MTLAAVAREAGVSPATASRALNGTTRVRHELRGRVRAAADLLGYIPNAHAQALAGTDGNRTVGLICHDVGDPYFAGIAGGVMRTAAERDLLVMLASTFREPAREIAYVSMLRAQRARAILLIGSGFQDRAWERAMDAELGPYLRAGGRVAVVSRHRSLRVDAVLPENRAGAAKLAKALVALGHREFAALTGPPELTTVADRLAGFRDGLAEAGIGLGRVVRGAFTREGGHDAARRLLAAGGPRPTCLFAVTDVMAVGALAALREAGVRVPEDMSLAGFDDIPLVRELSPPLSTVALPLAVMGERVIALALRTPSGAGRSRVVRVDGEVVLRGSTGAPPGS, from the coding sequence GTGACGCTCGCCGCCGTGGCCCGCGAGGCGGGCGTGTCACCGGCCACCGCCTCCCGGGCGCTCAACGGCACCACCCGGGTCCGCCACGAGCTGCGCGGCCGGGTGCGCGCGGCGGCCGATCTCCTCGGCTACATCCCCAACGCCCATGCCCAGGCCCTGGCCGGCACCGACGGGAACCGTACGGTGGGACTGATCTGCCACGACGTCGGCGATCCCTACTTCGCGGGCATCGCCGGCGGGGTGATGCGGACGGCGGCGGAGCGGGACCTGCTGGTGATGCTCGCCTCCACCTTCCGTGAGCCGGCCCGGGAGATCGCGTACGTCTCGATGCTGCGGGCCCAGCGGGCGCGGGCCATCCTGCTGATCGGCTCCGGGTTCCAGGACCGGGCCTGGGAGCGGGCGATGGACGCGGAGCTGGGTCCGTATCTGCGCGCGGGCGGGCGGGTCGCGGTGGTCAGCCGGCACCGGTCGCTGCGGGTGGACGCCGTGCTGCCGGAGAACCGGGCCGGGGCCGCGAAGCTGGCGAAGGCGCTGGTGGCGCTCGGCCACCGGGAGTTCGCCGCGCTCACCGGTCCGCCCGAACTGACCACGGTGGCCGACCGGTTGGCCGGATTCCGGGACGGGCTGGCGGAGGCGGGGATCGGGCTCGGCCGGGTGGTGCGCGGGGCGTTCACCCGGGAGGGCGGGCATGACGCGGCCCGGCGGTTGCTGGCCGCCGGTGGCCCCCGGCCGACCTGTCTCTTCGCGGTGACCGACGTGATGGCGGTCGGCGCGCTGGCCGCGCTGCGCGAGGCGGGGGTGCGGGTGCCGGAGGACATGTCGCTGGCGGGGTTCGACGACATCCCTCTCGTACGGGAGCTGTCGCCTCCGCTGTCCACGGTCGCGCTGCCGCTCGCCGTGATGGGTGAGCGCGTGATCGCCCTGGCCCTGCGCACCCCGTCGGGGGCCGGGCGGTCGCGGGTGGTGCGGGTCGACGGGGAGGTGGTACTGCGGGGCAGCACGGGTGCCCCGCCCGGGAGTTGA
- a CDS encoding MBL fold metallo-hydrolase, protein MTGADYFVPFRTKLRSMRSEPFGADPAGARLQRILNSPNFADGVFQNPLGARTRPSGSTLEFAKVYFQKEQRVRRAPAGTVPVHATTLADLAAPPATGLRLTWMGHSSVLAEIDGRRVLFDPVWGERCSPFPFVGPKRLHPVPVPLTTLGDVDVVVISHDHYDHLDLPTIRALAGTGTVFAVPLGVGAHLERWGVAPDRLRELDWNETAKVNGISLTATPARHFCGRGLRNNQHTLWASWSVRGPEHRIYHSGDTGYFPGFRDIGAEHGPFDATMIQIGAYSEYWPDIHMTPAEGMRAHLDLQGGRPHGVLLPIHWGTFNLAPHAWAEPAEWTKDAAEEAEQAAAFPRPGEPFEPAGALPVDPWWRPVSAPMAPPRWRTATAETVPGGAAPVARRDLDVAGER, encoded by the coding sequence GTGACCGGCGCCGACTACTTTGTCCCCTTCCGTACGAAGCTGCGTTCGATGCGCTCCGAGCCCTTCGGGGCCGATCCCGCGGGAGCGCGGCTGCAGCGCATCCTGAACTCGCCGAACTTCGCCGACGGGGTGTTCCAGAACCCGCTGGGCGCCCGGACCAGGCCGTCGGGCTCCACGCTGGAGTTCGCGAAGGTCTACTTCCAGAAGGAGCAGCGGGTCCGCAGGGCGCCGGCCGGCACCGTGCCGGTCCATGCCACCACTCTCGCGGATCTGGCCGCACCGCCCGCCACCGGGCTGAGGCTGACCTGGATGGGCCACTCCAGCGTCCTCGCGGAGATCGACGGCCGCCGGGTGCTGTTCGACCCGGTCTGGGGCGAGCGGTGTTCCCCGTTCCCGTTCGTGGGGCCCAAGCGGCTGCACCCGGTGCCCGTGCCGCTCACCACGCTCGGTGACGTCGACGTGGTGGTGATCTCCCACGATCACTACGACCACCTCGACCTGCCGACGATCCGCGCCCTGGCGGGCACCGGTACCGTCTTCGCCGTGCCGCTCGGGGTCGGCGCCCATCTGGAGCGCTGGGGAGTGGCTCCGGACCGGCTGCGCGAACTCGACTGGAACGAGACCGCGAAGGTCAACGGGATCAGCCTCACCGCCACCCCCGCGCGCCACTTCTGCGGCCGTGGCCTGCGGAACAACCAGCACACCCTGTGGGCCTCCTGGTCCGTCAGGGGCCCGGAGCACCGCATCTACCACAGCGGCGATACGGGCTACTTCCCCGGCTTCCGGGACATCGGCGCCGAGCACGGCCCCTTCGACGCCACGATGATCCAGATCGGCGCCTATTCGGAGTACTGGCCGGACATCCACATGACCCCCGCCGAGGGGATGCGCGCCCACCTGGACCTCCAGGGTGGACGCCCGCACGGGGTGCTCCTGCCGATCCACTGGGGCACCTTCAACCTCGCCCCGCACGCCTGGGCCGAGCCCGCGGAGTGGACGAAGGATGCCGCCGAGGAGGCCGAGCAGGCGGCGGCGTTCCCCCGGCCGGGCGAACCCTTCGAGCCGGCCGGAGCCCTTCCGGTGGACCCGTGGTGGCGCCCCGTCTCCGCCCCGATGGCGCCGCCCCGCTGGCGTACGGCGACAGCGGAGACGGTCCCGGGCGGTGCCGCCCCGGTGGCACGCCGGGATCTGGACGTGGCCGGGGAGCGGTGA
- a CDS encoding GAF domain-containing protein, giving the protein MTSFATGRMLLTPADRDGPARAERLRRLDLGERSDASFDNFDAFADKVAEVTESPFSMVNFIDENRQFFAGLHTPAGNSGGRDLGATAASSSRTARYMARDRGYCPHVVVRRKALVLDDVCDYPRFAGNPVVDDIGVRSYLGAPLIDRTGIALGTVCAVDTVPRPWGRAGLDTIKSLAQELVRQIDHREGYRHP; this is encoded by the coding sequence GTGACGTCCTTCGCCACCGGCCGGATGCTGCTGACCCCCGCCGACCGGGACGGCCCGGCCCGCGCGGAGCGGCTGCGGCGGCTGGACCTCGGTGAACGGTCCGACGCCTCGTTCGACAACTTCGACGCCTTCGCCGACAAGGTCGCCGAAGTGACCGAATCGCCCTTCTCGATGGTCAACTTCATCGACGAGAACCGGCAGTTCTTCGCGGGACTGCACACCCCGGCGGGCAACAGCGGCGGACGGGACCTGGGGGCCACCGCGGCGAGCAGCAGCCGCACCGCGCGCTACATGGCCCGCGACCGCGGCTACTGCCCGCACGTCGTCGTACGGCGCAAGGCCCTGGTCCTGGACGATGTCTGCGACTACCCGCGCTTCGCCGGCAATCCGGTCGTCGACGACATAGGCGTGCGCTCCTATCTCGGCGCACCCCTCATCGACCGTACGGGCATCGCCCTGGGCACCGTCTGCGCCGTGGACACCGTGCCCCGCCCCTGGGGCCGCGCCGGGCTCGACACCATCAAGTCACTCGCCCAGGAACTCGTCCGCCAGATCGACCACCGGGAGGGCTACCGGCACCCCTGA
- a CDS encoding DUF742 domain-containing protein — MPAPQDGPLLDDAAGRLIRPYTVSNGRTRPSTGFDLLSLVMATGIEPDIHLGPEHTVALGLCEGPMSVAEIAAHLRLPAVVTKVLLSDLVDCGAVTAHAPAFHDTPTDRSLLEAVLDGLRRQL; from the coding sequence ATGCCGGCCCCGCAGGACGGGCCCCTGCTCGACGACGCGGCCGGCCGGCTGATCCGCCCGTACACCGTCAGCAACGGCCGCACCCGGCCGTCCACCGGCTTCGATCTGCTCTCCCTGGTCATGGCCACGGGCATCGAACCGGACATCCACCTCGGCCCCGAGCACACCGTGGCCCTCGGACTGTGCGAGGGGCCCATGTCCGTCGCCGAGATCGCCGCGCACCTCCGGCTGCCCGCGGTCGTCACCAAGGTGCTCCTCTCCGACCTGGTCGACTGCGGCGCGGTCACCGCGCACGCCCCCGCTTTCCACGACACACCCACCGACCGATCCCTGCTGGAGGCAGTGCTCGATGGTTTACGACGACAGCTCTGA
- a CDS encoding STM4015 family protein, producing the protein MYGAQHLHEFGGLPAVDFQHTGAGGSRPAADAAAWRVSVEPYGDDDRDRPWADEFADFLGAVDPAGVKALIIGQWGEAYEENSSVPIDLVIAAADRLTSLEAVFVGDLEAEQAEITWIEQSDVTALLTAFPGLTEFGVRGGTDLVFPPVKHERLRSLTIQAGGLPAQVVRGVIDSELPALEQLDLWLGVSAYGGDTEVTDLAPLLSGTRFPRLHHLGLRNSEVQNEIAAAVASAPVVAQLRTLDLSNGTLGDEGAAALLEGQPLTHLEVLDLHHHFLTEAMEQRVRASLEPHGVRVDLSERNEPWGNRGVEGRYTAVSE; encoded by the coding sequence ATGTACGGTGCGCAGCATCTGCACGAGTTCGGCGGCCTCCCCGCCGTCGACTTCCAGCACACGGGCGCCGGGGGCTCCCGGCCCGCCGCCGACGCCGCCGCCTGGCGCGTCTCCGTCGAACCGTACGGCGACGACGACCGGGACCGGCCGTGGGCGGACGAGTTCGCGGACTTCCTGGGCGCGGTCGACCCGGCCGGGGTCAAGGCCCTGATCATCGGCCAGTGGGGCGAGGCGTACGAGGAGAACTCCTCGGTCCCGATCGACCTGGTGATCGCCGCCGCCGACCGGCTGACCTCGCTGGAGGCGGTGTTCGTCGGGGACCTGGAGGCGGAACAGGCCGAGATCACCTGGATCGAGCAGTCGGACGTCACGGCTCTGCTGACCGCCTTCCCCGGGCTGACCGAGTTCGGGGTGCGGGGCGGCACCGACCTGGTGTTCCCGCCGGTCAAGCACGAGCGGTTGCGGTCGCTGACGATCCAGGCGGGCGGCCTGCCCGCGCAGGTGGTCCGAGGGGTGATCGACAGCGAACTGCCCGCGCTGGAGCAGCTGGACCTGTGGCTCGGCGTGTCGGCGTACGGCGGTGACACCGAGGTCACGGACCTGGCGCCGCTGCTGTCGGGCACCCGCTTCCCGCGCCTGCACCACCTGGGGCTGCGCAACAGCGAGGTGCAGAACGAGATCGCGGCGGCCGTGGCCTCGGCGCCGGTCGTCGCGCAGCTCCGGACGCTCGACCTGTCGAACGGGACGCTGGGCGACGAGGGCGCGGCCGCGCTCCTGGAGGGGCAGCCGCTCACCCATCTCGAGGTGCTCGACCTGCACCACCACTTCCTCACCGAGGCGATGGAGCAGCGGGTCCGCGCGTCGCTGGAGCCGCACGGGGTGCGCGTCGACCTGTCCGAGCGGAACGAGCCGTGGGGCAACCGCGGCGTCGAGGGCCGCTACACCGCCGTATCGGAGTAA
- a CDS encoding glyceraldehyde-3-phosphate dehydrogenase, with product MTVNDDSFTNWMHREEIAESMIPIIGKLHREQDVNVLLHSRSLVNKSVVSILKTHRFARQIAGEELSVTETMPFLKALTTLDLGPSQIDIGMLAATYRADDRGLSVEEFTAEAVAGATGANKIERRDSRDVVLYGFGRIGRLIARLLIEKAGSGNGLRLRAIVVRKGSGQDIVKRASLLRRDSIHGQFSGTITVDEANSKIVANGNEIKVIYSDDPTTVDYTEYGIKDAILIDNTGRWRDREGLSKHLRPGIAKVVLTAPGKGDVPNIVHGVNHDTIKDDEQILSCASCTTNAIVPPLKAMADEYGVLRGHVETVHSYTNDQNLLDNYHSSDRRGRSAALNMVITETGAASAVAKALPELDAPITGSSIRVPVPDVSIAILSLRLGREASREEVLDYLRNVSLASPLKRQIDFISAPDAVSSDFIGSRHASIVDAGATKVDGDNAILYLWYDNEFGYSCQVIRVVQHVSGVEYPTYPAPAA from the coding sequence GTGACTGTCAATGACGACTCGTTCACCAACTGGATGCACCGCGAGGAGATCGCGGAGTCGATGATCCCGATCATCGGGAAGCTGCACCGTGAGCAGGACGTGAATGTCCTGCTGCACAGCCGCTCCCTGGTGAACAAGTCGGTGGTCAGCATCCTCAAGACCCACCGCTTCGCCCGGCAGATCGCCGGTGAGGAGCTGTCCGTCACCGAGACGATGCCGTTCCTCAAGGCGCTGACGACGCTGGATCTCGGCCCCTCCCAGATCGACATCGGCATGCTGGCCGCGACCTACCGGGCCGACGACCGCGGCCTGTCGGTCGAGGAGTTCACCGCCGAGGCCGTCGCGGGGGCGACCGGCGCCAACAAGATCGAGCGCCGCGACTCCCGGGACGTCGTCCTCTACGGCTTCGGCCGCATCGGCCGCCTCATCGCCCGGCTCCTCATCGAGAAGGCCGGTTCCGGCAACGGACTGCGGCTGCGCGCCATCGTCGTACGCAAGGGCTCCGGCCAGGACATCGTCAAGCGCGCCTCACTGCTGCGGCGCGACTCGATCCACGGCCAGTTCTCCGGCACGATCACCGTCGACGAGGCGAACAGCAAGATCGTCGCCAACGGCAACGAGATCAAGGTGATCTACTCGGACGACCCGACGACGGTGGACTACACCGAGTACGGGATCAAGGACGCGATCCTGATCGACAACACCGGCCGGTGGCGGGACCGTGAGGGGCTCTCGAAGCACCTGCGCCCCGGCATCGCCAAGGTGGTCCTGACCGCTCCGGGCAAGGGCGACGTCCCCAACATCGTCCACGGGGTCAACCACGACACGATCAAGGACGACGAGCAGATCCTCTCCTGCGCGTCCTGCACCACCAACGCGATCGTCCCGCCGCTCAAGGCGATGGCGGACGAGTACGGCGTGCTGCGCGGCCACGTGGAGACCGTCCACTCGTACACCAACGACCAGAACCTGCTGGACAACTACCACAGCTCCGACCGCCGTGGCCGTTCGGCGGCGCTCAACATGGTCATCACCGAGACCGGTGCAGCCTCCGCCGTGGCCAAGGCGCTGCCCGAGCTGGACGCGCCGATCACCGGCAGCTCCATCCGCGTCCCGGTGCCGGACGTCTCGATCGCGATCCTGAGCCTGCGCCTGGGCCGTGAGGCGAGCCGCGAGGAGGTCCTCGACTACCTCCGCAACGTGTCGCTGGCCTCCCCGCTGAAGCGCCAGATCGACTTCATCAGCGCCCCCGACGCGGTCTCCAGCGACTTCATCGGCTCGCGCCACGCCTCGATCGTCGACGCGGGCGCCACCAAGGTCGACGGCGACAACGCGATCCTCTACCTCTGGTACGACAACGAGTTCGGCTACTCGTGCCAGGTCATCCGGGTCGTCCAGCACGTCTCCGGCGTGGAGTACCCGACGTACCCGGCCCCGGCGGCCTGA
- a CDS encoding STM4015 family protein has protein sequence MTTCIGIRHPGHFHGLPVHTPAASVPLPAADTVAWRLECDYGEETDFTDLWQQFLDTVDTTQVRALLIGPWWREDYTPFAPVRDLLVTHADRFPALRGLFLADVVGEECEVSWLQMCDVTPVLEAFPLLEEFTVRGCGQEGLALRPVRQAALRTLRFESGGLPGDLVRAVAASELPALERLDLWFGSSWYGADATVEDIGPVLAGGTFPRLRHLGLQNSELQDEIAAAVASAPVVAQLETLALSMGTLSDTGGEALLNGQPLNHLTTLDLRHHYLTGPVLDRLRKACAPAVVEADEAEEDYWDEDDDGEPERYVAVSE, from the coding sequence ATGACGACCTGCATCGGCATTCGCCACCCCGGGCACTTCCACGGTCTGCCGGTCCACACCCCGGCGGCCTCCGTCCCCCTGCCCGCCGCCGACACGGTGGCCTGGCGGCTGGAGTGCGACTACGGGGAGGAGACGGACTTCACCGACCTGTGGCAGCAGTTCCTGGACACCGTGGACACCACCCAGGTCAGGGCGCTCCTCATCGGCCCCTGGTGGCGTGAGGACTACACGCCCTTCGCCCCGGTCCGGGACCTGCTCGTCACGCACGCCGACCGCTTCCCGGCCCTGCGCGGTCTCTTCCTCGCCGATGTGGTGGGCGAGGAGTGCGAGGTGTCCTGGCTGCAGATGTGCGACGTCACGCCGGTGCTCGAAGCGTTTCCGCTGCTGGAGGAGTTCACCGTACGCGGCTGCGGCCAGGAGGGGCTGGCGCTGCGGCCGGTCCGTCAGGCGGCGCTGAGGACGCTGCGCTTCGAGTCCGGCGGGCTCCCCGGTGACCTGGTGCGGGCCGTCGCCGCGAGCGAACTGCCCGCGCTGGAGCGGCTGGACCTCTGGTTCGGCAGCTCGTGGTACGGAGCCGACGCCACGGTCGAGGACATCGGACCGGTCCTGGCGGGCGGCACCTTCCCCCGGCTGCGCCACCTGGGCCTGCAGAACAGCGAACTCCAGGACGAGATCGCGGCGGCCGTGGCCTCGGCGCCCGTCGTCGCCCAGCTGGAGACTCTCGCCCTGTCCATGGGCACCCTCAGCGACACGGGCGGGGAGGCGCTGCTGAACGGGCAGCCGCTGAACCACCTCACCACGCTCGACCTGCGCCACCACTACCTCACCGGCCCGGTGCTCGACCGGCTCAGGAAGGCCTGTGCCCCGGCCGTGGTCGAGGCCGACGAGGCGGAGGAGGACTACTGGGACGAGGACGACGACGGGGAGCCGGAGCGCTATGTCGCCGTCAGCGAGTAG
- a CDS encoding TetR/AcrR family transcriptional regulator, whose protein sequence is MNVAERREELLRATVEQIEIRGASSVRIADVASALGVSNALVLYHFSTKEKLVAAAFAYAAEADLAHLRKLLARRTTAVRRLRSAVRWYAPTGQAKGWRLWIEGWAASLREPALREVAGDLDRRWKTELAEVIEEGAAAGEFRCADPESAAWRLTALLDGLAVQMTSYEGPLPRATMLRWTDEALARELGIDESALTA, encoded by the coding sequence TTGAACGTGGCGGAGCGGCGCGAGGAGCTGCTGCGGGCGACGGTCGAGCAGATCGAGATCCGCGGGGCCTCCTCCGTGCGCATCGCCGATGTGGCGTCCGCGCTGGGGGTGAGCAACGCGCTGGTGCTCTACCACTTCTCGACCAAGGAGAAGCTGGTCGCCGCCGCCTTCGCGTACGCGGCCGAGGCCGACCTCGCCCATCTGCGGAAGCTGCTGGCCCGCCGCACCACCGCCGTACGCCGTCTCCGCTCAGCCGTGCGCTGGTATGCGCCGACCGGGCAGGCCAAGGGGTGGCGGCTCTGGATCGAGGGGTGGGCCGCCTCGCTGCGGGAGCCCGCCCTGCGTGAGGTGGCGGGCGACCTCGACCGGCGGTGGAAGACGGAGCTGGCCGAGGTCATCGAGGAGGGCGCCGCCGCCGGCGAGTTCCGGTGCGCGGACCCGGAGTCGGCGGCCTGGCGGCTGACCGCCCTGCTGGACGGTCTGGCCGTGCAGATGACCTCGTACGAGGGTCCGCTCCCCCGGGCCACGATGCTGCGCTGGACCGACGAGGCGCTCGCCCGCGAGCTGGGCATCGACGAGTCCGCGCTGACCGCCTGA